Part of the Xenopus tropicalis strain Nigerian chromosome 3, UCB_Xtro_10.0, whole genome shotgun sequence genome, aagctctattaacttacatagttacatcggGTTGAAAAacaaccagagtccatcaagttcaacccttcaaagtaaacccagcgcacacacaacctatacttccCAATCTTTACTATcagatacataaactatatatacaaccattaatactaactgtagatattagtataacaatagccttggatactatgcttgttcaagaactcatccaggcccctcttaaaggcattaacagaatctgccattactacatcactaggaagggcattccccaacctcactgccctcaccaagaaaaaccacctacgctgcttcaaatggaagctccgttcctctaatctaaaggggtgacctctggtgcgttgattgtttttatgggaaaaaagaacatcccccatctgcctataatcccctctaatgtaccgtatttttcggaccataagacgcaccagtttttagagaagggaaatgaagaaaaaaagattctgaaacaaatactgtcctaaaatattttatgtgcattaaaagcgaacctgtaccagcagcacccaacatattgccccccacctgtaccagcagcacccaacatattgcccccatctgtaccagcatatagcctacagatatactttaagaaaatgtttttacttgcctgtgtggtctccgtgcagggccctcctctattcaccggcgcttagctgtggcgctgtgcgcatgcacaatgacgcgcatgcgtatgggcatgcgcgtcattgtgcatgcgcacagcgccacagctaagcgccggtgaatagaggagggccctgcacggagaccacacaggcacgtaaaaacattttttttaaagtatattcggaccataagacgcagggactttttccccccacttctgggggaaaaaaagtgcgtcttatggtccaaaAAATAcggtacttgtacagagtaatcatctcccctcgcaagcgcctcttttccagagaaaacaaccccaacctcaacagtctaacatcatagcttaaatcttctgtcccctttaccagtttagttgcacacaAAAATGATCCTGCACATAAACAACCCGGCATTTTCACCCCTTTTCGATTTTTAGTGTATTACCCCACTTGCAAGCAGCgtttcttctttaaaggactaaatagccctagaaactccctctgtttgtttaaaatagcagcggCAATTTTATTGTAGCTTGGTCCCAGtagtttctgttcagcagctctagctgctggtagctcagattacacagcacagttggaagtgggagagagagagatgatgggagtgggagagaggagcaaactgagacttgtgccctgaaggatttttctgagagcaggaagtctgacacagaagaacatgtatacacaaaagaaggcaagatatcctgtgtttcttttgacagagaactcagtgcagcttttctgtgagtgttcatggttttatttacatagacctctcgGATAAAGCTTACTTCTCCTTTATTTAAGGTTACAAGATCAAATATCAATTGCTAGTATCAAATAACAGGAATTCAAATAAGTGTTAGTAAGTTTAACATACATACtctatgtatttaaaaataaataaacccataacCATAATGAACCAGTCAGTTATTACTGCAAGATACAGATTAGGCATGATTCATAAATATTGTTCTGTATAAGGTAGCAAAGACTGTAATCACCTTTACTGGCTCAGTGTTGTAAAAGCCAACCAAACAAATACTTGTTTTGCCTTTGCTATGTGGGGGAGGAAGAAAtggtgcaaaatgtttttttacacagataaACAAGATGATTAATAGTGTTCTGCTCTGGTGGGAGTAGCATCTGTCACATGGTTCAGTTATAGTATAGGGGGATCCATAGGGATAATAAGGGATATTATCCATATTTTTCCACCCAACTTAAACTTTAAACTTATTACTACTACATACTGAACAGTAGAATGTTCATATGCTTTAAAAATACACAGAACGTGCAAGGATCAGTGGGGGATatctaataaaagacactaagtttgcccaggtgaagtaacccatagctaacaataagcaggtagaatttaatggtcacctgtttcaaagcaaacatctttttataatattggttgctatgggttaccgctactgggcaaacagtgtcttttattacataagcccatAATAAGTATTTGGGACAGAAATTCATTTTAGTTTGCATATACTTTATTGATCCTTGGAATGCTCCTACAAAAACCCCTTTGGAGTTTGGATTTTAGTACTTCTGCAGGAAGGCAGGCCAAATATCTATGGGGTTGTAGCACTCAAAATGTATCTCTTTTATGGTGGTCCTATTCCTTTAAAAATAGTTGATCAACAGTGGAAGAGAAAGAATGCTGTAAAACCAAAGCATTAATTGGGTCATTATTTCCAAAATTATTTAACCAAGCAAAAAAAGTACCaacctatgaaaaatatgaccagaagTAAAACGTTATCATCATGTGGGGTTTAACCTTGTGTGGTATAGCAAGCTAACAAATTTTACGCTCGTAAACTTAAAAACCCCTGGTCTTGGAAATGTCTGTACTTCAATGTCTGTAAACAATGAATTGTTGTGGTGCTATTCCTGGCCGAATAAATAAAGGTTTGGTAGGCTTTGTCTTGTTAATAATCCTGACAACTATTGTATCCAtcacatttatttacattcaCCTGTGAGCTTGTGAAAAGCTGCAGCCTACAATTCTCTAATGAAGGGTCTTTATAATGGCTCTTATaatggcgcacacacacacatttgcttCCATGTTGTTCCAGCACAGAGGAATGCAGGAATTAATATAGCCAAGCATTTCCACAAACAAGCACCAAACGTAGCTTGATGCTTGCTAATACATTTGTGTGTAAGAACCCTCAACCAGCTCTTGAAGGTTGCAGTTGCTTGATTTTGCCCATGTTGGAGCTGGTTTGCTGAATTGTTTCCTGGTTTATTTTGAGTTCCTGTCTTGATTCTAATTCCCTTGGCCTGTTATCTGGAACTTGCCTGTCATTTGGAGTTTGCTTTGCCTGCCCTAAACCCTGGCTTGGTTTCTGGACTCACCTTCCCTTCCAATTCTAACCATAAATTACTCCTGACCTTTACAGCCCCTCCAGTCTATCTACACACAACCAGAGCCATCTTTTTTACTAATGAAACACAGGGCCCGAATAAATCCTGTTTTTATAGGTCTAAATGTATTTTCAGCATCAATCCTATTTATTTGTGcatgctaaaaaaaagtatatatacgTGAACATACTTCTCTTTAGTTCCTCAGACAAGTATAACAGACTTTCTTCCTATTTAGATGCACATTTCATTAGATAACCAACAACAAACTTATTAGTGTCTTTGTACTCTGGGGCTTTGTTTTATGAACTGCTTCTTGGAAAACAGCAATGCCTCCTGTCTGTCAGTGAGAGTCACAGTTTATGCTTAAGGACGCAGTCTGCATAACCAGCTAAATTTGTACCTACTGCATTTAAATTCAGAGTGTGAAGACCTGTGGCTAGCCCCTTGAATACAGAGCCTGGCTGGAGGAAAAGGCCACAGACAAGGCCAGCTAATGTATATAACTCTCTATTCCACCAATTATTAAGCTTAGGGGATGGGACTGTTGGTTTATAATGGTCACAATGTTCTGTACAATTTACACTTAATAAAGGGAATTGAGGGGGCCTTGTGTAGTAGTCAGCAATAAAGATTTGTTAAGCAGTGAATCTGCATTGGTGCTCTCCTGATTTACATGATGCATAGTGCATATAACATTTTAGGTATCTGTTTACAGTCTAATGTtttacagattacatttgcgTGCTGTTAAACATCATCTGTAGACTCGTCATTTGTAGTGTTTGGAGGAATGCATTTCACACCCACTATGTAGTCAATGGCCACTAGTTTACTAATGCAATGAAGCACTGAAGCCACTAACTGGTATTTGCAACTTGCAGATTCAAGACCTAATTGCGATGTTTCTATGGCCTCATTATTCTTCAGTGCACTGATGAACTGGGCatatttaaatagaaaacatgtatttcttttctttgctttataaatattttgggGTATATTTAACAAAGCATTACCAACTACACTGCAAACAAGAGCCAATTCTGCATCCTGGCATTGCTTTGCAAAACTTTggaggtaaaaattaagtaacaTTTCAAAGGTTCCTCCTCCTGGCAAAACAGACCCAGTATTATCAATTGGTGAATTCATTTGTAAAACAATATCTCCATTGATTATCCTACTGCCTATGTGTCCACCACATTTGATACTTTCAGGGCTATGATTTAATGATATCCCGTGTGAATTACATTCACAAACAGAGTCTTTCTGGTATTTGCTACAGGTTACGTTTTGTTCTTGCACTGATTCTCTTTTTCTTGTTTTACAACACCCTTGATTTTTTGCTGTATCCAATCCAACACAATTTGTAACTACTGGCTGAAATAACTGCTGAAGCATTTTAAAAGCACTGTGGATCGCTGAAACAAGTTGCTCAGTCAGCCCCTTAACAGGCCCACATATGACAAGTGAATGGGGAAGCAAGGTAAGGGAACGACTAAAAGTTAGTTGCACATACTTCCTGGAACCCAGTAAGACTGGTTGGCAACATGTGATTAAAAAAGTATCCAAATGTTGTCTTGAAACAATATCACCATATGCTGTGGATAGTGAAGATGCTCCTGTAATGATACGAACCAGTTCAATTTCTTCTGCTGGTAGGCAATCAACTACAGATATTCCAttttgttttgcataaaaaagaaCAATTTCTGGTTGTTTGACAGTTGACAGTATTAATCTGACTTCCATGTTTTGTAAATGTTTCATTAGCTTCTCTGTCCTCTGTCTCAAGAATATCTGGGAAAGGTGCAACTGAGCATCTGAGCAGACAGCAAATGTCACATCTGATGCAGAGAGATACTGGTGGAACTGTTCTGTTATGATGACTGCTCGGATTTTCCCCCCTGATGGGCAATACACGGCAAACTGCCTGTGCAGCACTATTCCTGAAATGATTTTGGAATTCTCTATAGGTTCCCCCAGAACTTCAGTGTGCAATTCCGAAAAACAAGTGATAACTGTGTGAACAACATCAGCAATGCTTTTATTATGTGGTAGGCACCTGTGAAAATAATCTGCAACTAACCTGCTTATAAAAGCCCGATTATTATAGCCAATTCTTCCAGAGAAATAGGTATCCAATACAGACTGTATGGTCCTACTGGACAAAGTGTTTGTTTCCTTTAAGAACACTGTTTCAAAATGTGGGGAGAGCTGTTTTACAATGATGTTCTCCAGTATTTCAGTTTGGAAGGTCATCATCAGATTGCTTAATCTTTTTAACACATGTCCTTGGTTTTGATTTCTGGTTGTTCCTCCTGACAAAATCAGATCTTTTTTATTAATCGCTGCCTGAAGCTCCCGGAGAACACCACAAAGCAGCAATACAAAGGATTTCACACCATCACCAGTGACACTTGCATGGTTACAAGCCGAATGTACAACAATCCTGGAAAAGAACATCATGCATTACTTATTAACAACAGGAACTTGTTACTTTAAACATTACATATGAAAATCCAATGACAAGGGAACAATTTGTTCTTGCAACCTTACACCTCCATTCAGCTTACAAAGGCTAGCAATTTAGAATGCCTGTTCTCACAAGCATACTAGACTAGAAGTGAAAGTAAATAGTAAATTGGGAAAACCAGATTTATCTCAAACCAAACACTAGTCATAAGGCTAAGTTATCTTAATCTTTCGAaaaactagattgtaagctttttttttttcactttttttttttagctaaaagtcGAATTTTTAGTGAAAAAAGAAGTGActttttctgagatttattatgtgacaaaactgtgacaattctgaatttaaaaatactccagctaaatgtagaagtcaatggcaggtgtcccttttacaactgcaagatctttctttgctttcaatTTTaataggtttttggatttttttaaactggcttttgtgtgacaatacaaaaaagttgcggttatcttgtgacaagtcaaaaaagtAATAGTCTgagacttttctgtgactttttcctgcatGTGCTTTATCAGTTCAGAATTTTTGATAGATGCccgacattcatggaaattagttcattagttataaataaaattgagaaaaatttgagttttagtaaatctgccttcaCGAATCATCTTGAAAACAGAGTGAATTTGCAGGGAAGACAGTATACAGAATACCGTTTTTCATGCTTAGTAGATAGCTTTTGCTGTTCCATATCAATGTGGTCAATAGTAAGCAATCATTTTGTTGGTATATTTGATAGCTTGATTTCCACTACCATTTGTTAAGCAATCcatctaatgcagtgctgtccaacttctgcggtactGAAggccagttttaaccactccccttttttaaaccacacctatgttgTCACAACAGCTTTTAAGACCACACCCACAataatggttggtgctcactgcagggatatcacccttcttTAATATGTGAAAGAGGTTTAGTAAGTCATATTaaaacatacccttaaatccatatggctcctcctcccctgtggatagcacagcaacccccagcatataattacacaccttaggggccatataatgactatttccaaatgctaacaaactcccagaacaaacccctgccaggttcactcccacaggcagcataaggtaggcaaagtatggcacacaaaggcaaggcagggtaggcagagtatggcacaaaggctGCATAGGGCATGCATAATattgcacacataggcagcatagggcaggcagagtatggcacacacaggcagcatagggcaagcagtacatacactgacacaatgctggcactgtgcctacagtctgaggtgtgaacaggcaAACAATGTGGGACTAAAAGaggtgtgaataatacagggACTAaaagaggtgtgaacaatacagggatttacagcatgaatctgaggtgtgaacaatgcagtgggccagttaatctcagtactgatacaatttaaatcttacataaaggtaagcagtcacagcagccaaacaggtgggggggaCCCTGGGGGTGCTATTAAACTATTTTGTGTGCAAAGGTTGTAGGACCCATTGTAATACAGACTTGGGACTCTTCCTGTGTGACAGAACAAAGACGGGTATGGGATATACTAGGACAGTTTATGCAAAAATATACAAAGGCACTATAAACTTAAAACTCTGGTACCATGTATCATTATCAAAGTATAACACCAGCACAAGAGAGCAATTAAATGCAAGAAGCTTCCCCTGCATTTATTGTGCAATAAGAAGTTTTGGGGTCTGCCacttaaaattttgaattatgaCACAATACATGCATGGGATGTAAGGCTATACTGAATCCATCTTTAAGAATTCAGATGaatcacaaattttttgcaatgGATTCACCCAAATCCCAAACTAAACCcctatttaaatatgcaaattagggtaagAAAAAGTGGAAAATCTGCACTCTAAAAAATTATTGCAGAGAGGTTGTGATCCTAGCTGAGCAATGGGTTATATTTTAAGGAGATCAGGGTGTGTCTTTCTTAATAATATTTTGAAATTAAGAAAAGGGGAGAGAGCTCAGAAAAGGCTATCTGCCCACTTAATTTATATTCACCACCTTGGATGTTTGTCCGTAAAAGCCAAAAACCAAATGTCAACGATATGACAAAATATATTACCCCAGTTTAAGTATTTTGTATACTAAAATGTTTGCCTAATTGGAGCTACAGGTAAGGGAAACATTTTTTGGGAAACAGCATTTTGCCATAATACTCATTTATAAAATCcataatttacaaatataaaacacTACACAAATTAAGAGTCATTAACAGGATTCCATAACTTATGGACCTGAAAAAGAAAGTTTAACAAGGCAAAAAGaagcaaacaaaagaaaaaaaacacaatagtaAGTATAAAACACGCAAATTtaagaaaaccaaaaaacttaTCTATTATGGGATGACAATATTTATTACCTGGCAACAGGATGATCCAGTAAAAGAGACTCTAATATCTTTCTCCCATCTCTGGTAATTAGAAGATCGCCAGTGGATTTGATGAATAAGACATGACCTCCTTCAGGACCAAAACAGCGACAAACAATATTTTCTAAAGATTCTGCTACTTGAAGAACTTTATTTAGATCCAGTGATAAAGGATATTTCTTCATTTCTTTCCACTGCTGAGACATTAATATCATTATTACATGGACTAACAGATGAAAAGGATATAAGTGACAGGATAAGGATGTAAggacaaaaaaaatagtaattactAAGTTATAATACAAGAAATGCTAAAGCTAAGTAAGTAGATTTAACATAAACATTTCCAAAATGAGGTCAATGCAGTACCCTGTGCAGGAAGTGGTACATTCCTGCTTGTCTTCTGAGAGACCTTCAGAGAAGCAGCAGTGGTATACTTTTAGATGACAGATATCGGAAATCAATTCAAATAAAAAGGCATAATCCGCTTTTTAATGCAACCAGGAAAAAAGAATGagaaaagcaaacaaatataaaaatgtagtaAAAGCCCTTCCATCAATACTTAGATAAAATAGAATGAATACAAATTAAAGCTAGCATCTCAAAGTTTTATGACAAATAATATCCAATGAAAAGCAAAgttgaaaaaaatacacaaaggcTCTACACCAGTTATCcataaccagtggctcgtgagcaacatgttgctcccactggcctcaaagcaggtgcttatttttgaattcctggcttgggagCAATTTGtgcttgcataaaaaccagatgtactgccaaacagagcctcctgtttgCTGCCAGTCTGCAAGTCCTATAAAGTCCTTTCTGACACCCACAGGAACATTTTTCAatcttgtgttgttctccaactctttttatatttgaatgtggctcaccaaaaaaaaggttggggacccctgctctacaccaTAAAGGTTGTAGTGAACCtgcacataaactatatatgtgGTGGAGCTGCCTTTATACATACTTCTACAAAGAAGTAGGTGATAGCTCCATGCTTTCAGGCATGCTTTTCATCTTGTTAAAATAACAGGAAGAACAAATGGTGCAAATTACaggtaacatttttaaaaagaatctgtttaaaggaacagtaacaccaaaaaaagaaagtgtataaaagtaattacagtattatgtactgttgccctgcattgctgttgccctgtgtttgcctcagaaagactactatagtttatataagtaagctgctgtgtagccatgggggcagccattcaagctggaaaaaaggcacaggttacatagcagataactaatagataagccccatataatgggggtttatctgttatctgctaagtaacctgtgccttttctcctttgaatggctgcccccatggctacacagcagcttacttatataaactatagtagtctttctgaggcaaacacaccagttgtagcaatgcatgGCAacatacttttatacactttcattttttggtgttactgttcctttaagactgcaaAAATGGAATCCTGGGAGAAACAACTTCTTATAGCAGGGGGGTGACTCCAAACACAATGCCAAAGAAACAAAGGGAAGGCTCAAGTACAAAAAGATAAATGTCCTGCAATTACCCATCATGCCCTGAAATCAGTGAGACTTTTATTGCACGTTTGAAAACAGGTGTCAGCTGACAAACCTGAATAATGAAGTGGCATAGTAACTTAGGTTAAAaaaacatccatcaagttcaaccttttatgtcctTAAAAAAATCTGCCTTACTGTTTAGTCGATCCAGAGGAAGGCTTTTCCATAGCCTTTACCAGAAAGTCTGCCTAAAATGAGAGACAAATGCTTCCAAGCAGTGCAAATCTAGTATGTACTTACTCCCAAAGCATCACAGCTAAAACTGGAGTCAAAGGTGGTTATACATGGGGGGTTTGGAGTGTTGCTACTTCTACTACAAGAAAAATTGGTCTGCTTTTTGTTTAATGGGCATTTTTGTCATGATAGAAAACATGTTTGCACCATCACTGTTATGGGCCCACTGATGTTATGTATGTTGTGTAAATTCAATGGTAAATCCAGAGGAAATGCATTTTAATTAACTAAATGCAGAAAAGTCTAAGACACACAAAATCTACTATAAGCTCACATTCAGCTGGCAAATAAGCACCACCGATCTGCCACAAGAAGAAAACTTCTCAAATATGTATCATCCTTGTATAGACAGGCCTACATACAAACTTACACTGCAGCAAAGCACTGAAACAGAGACAGACCTCTCCCTTTTTCTCAGCAAGCTACTCTCAACACAGAGCTCTTTTATCAAGATACGCAAAATAACTATGAGAAAGAGGCTGGCAAATACGTAACTCTTATAGAGAGATGAATACAGTACTCTGTTAGAGAAAGTAAGCAAACTACTGTATTAGACACACACAGAGCAACTCACACAAAGATCCACTTCTACTGGCAGGCCCATGTGCTCCAGGAAAAACATGTCAGGGATTCCCTTACACATACaatcacaaagaaaatgaaaagcagAAGGGCAATAAAAGCCCCAACTATGTGAACAAGTTCCTTCTATAAAATAAACTTGGtacagtggtttccaaactgtttGGCCGGGCCCACTAATGCCCAGTTAGGGTAAAATGTAAGGGGAATGCCTATTTTCTCCTATTAGGTTTGCGGCCTGGAAGGTATGTTACCGGCCAAACTGGTAAAACAGTCGCCAAGACTGGGGACAGTATTGCAAATTTTACGCTATTGTAGTTGCCTGTAAATCtgtaatatccttacatttaGCCTGTGACCCACCCACCAAAGCCTTCAAGGTAGCCGCTAGTTCCTAGTGGCTATTTGTACCCCAGTGACATCATTGGCACGTTCCGCAGCCGTCATCTTCACGTTATACACATGGTGTATGGGCGTATCCAAGTGACGTCCTTGTCACGTGATACACTGCGTCATCGTCACGTGGTGTACATGGTGTTTCCACctaaaggcgcgactttttgtaGTGCGGAGATCCTGAGTCACAGCGGAGATCCTGAGTCACAGATGCAGAAGTCTTTGGTGCGTTGTCGAGACGACGGTGGGGTACCCTGTGAGTGAGAGATACAGAGCTCTGGGAAGTCTCTCGTGTCTTGTTAGTGGGGCATCTTGAGAGGGTGAGTGTTGCAAATGCGACTTTTGGTGGGGTGGCCCTGGGAGGTTTGGTCGGGCAGATGTGGCTCTAGGCTGTACtactaggtgcccttctctgcatGCCTTTtgctccctgcctgtgccccctacactgcctgccctgggggggttagtggggtattgggtggggcagcccTGAGAGGGTGAGTGGCAAATGTGACTTTTGGTGAAGTGGCCCTGGGAGGTTTGGTAGGGCAGGTGTGACTTCTAGGCTGTACTgggtgcccttctctgcctgcACTCTGTTCCCTGTGTGTTCCCCTACTCTGCCCCTTCTGCTCCCTGCCCTACTCTGTTGTCTGCTCTCTGCCTGTGTCTGCCCTCTTCTCCCTGTGTGCCCCTACACTGCCTGCCCTGGGAAGTTTGGTGGGGTATTGGGTAGGGCAACCCTGAGAGGGTGAGTGCGGCAAATGTGATTTTTGGTGGGGCTGGTGTTACTACTGGGGTGACTCTAGGCTCTACTACTAGGTGGccttctctgcctgccctcttctccctgtgtacccctacTTTGCCTGCCCTCTACTCCCTGTGTACCCCTACTTTGCCTGCCCTCTACTCCCTGCCTGTCCCCCCtagtctgcctgccctctgctccctgcctgtGACTGCTAGGTGACTCTAGGCTCTACTACTaggtgccctactctgcctgcacccccctactctgcctgccctctgctcccTGACTGTGCCCTCTGCTCTCTGCCTGTGccccccatactctgcctgccctgggaGGTTGGGTGGGGCAGCCCTGAGAGGGTGAGTGTGGCAAATGGGATGTTTGTTGGGGCTAGTACTACTGCCTGTGCCCTCTGCTGTTTTCCTGTCCCCCCTAGTCTGCCTgtccccccctgctccctgcctgtgCCTACTAGG contains:
- the bbs10 gene encoding Bardet-Biedl syndrome 10 protein isoform X5; translation: MKKYPLSLDLNKVLQVAESLENIVCRCFGPEGGHVLFIKSTGDLLITRDGRKILESLLLDHPVARIVVHSACNHASVTGDGVKSFVLLLCGVLRELQAAINKKDLILSGGTTRNQNQGHVLKRLSNLMMTFQTEILENIIVKQLSPHFETVFLKETNTLSSRTIQSVLDTYFSGRIGYNNRAFISRLVADYFHRCLPHNKSIADVVHTVITCFSELHTEVLGEPIENSKIISGIVLHRQFAVYCPSGGKIRAVIITEQFHQYLSASDVTFAVCSDAQLHLSQIFLRQRTEKLMKHLQNMEVRLILSTVKQPEIVLFYAKQNGISVVDCLPAEEIELVRIITGASSLSTAYGDIVSRQHLDTFLITCCQPVLLGSRKYVQLTFSRSLTLLPHSLVICGPVKGLTEQLVSAIHSAFKMLQQLFQPVVTNCVGLDTAKNQGCCKTRKRESVQEQNVTCSKYQKDSVCECNSHGISLNHSPESIKCGGHIGSRIINGDIVLQMNSPIDNTGSVLPGGGTFEMLLNFYLQSFAKQCQDAELALVCSVVGNALLNIPQNIYKAKKRNTCFLFKYAQFISALKNNEAIETSQLGLESASCKYQLVASVLHCISKLVAIDYIVGVKCIPPNTTNDESTDDV
- the bbs10 gene encoding Bardet-Biedl syndrome 10 protein isoform X3 produces the protein MTAAERANDVTGWKEMKKYPLSLDLNKVLQVAESLENIVCRCFGPEGGHVLFIKSTGDLLITRDGRKILESLLLDHPVARIVVHSACNHASVTGDGVKSFVLLLCGVLRELQAAINKKDLILSGGTTRNQNQGHVLKRLSNLMMTFQTEILENIIVKQLSPHFETVFLKETNTLSSRTIQSVLDTYFSGRIGYNNRAFISRLVADYFHRCLPHNKSIADVVHTVITCFSELHTEVLGEPIENSKIISGIVLHRQFAVYCPSGGKIRAVIITEQFHQYLSASDVTFAVCSDAQLHLSQIFLRQRTEKLMKHLQNMEVRLILSTVKQPEIVLFYAKQNGISVVDCLPAEEIELVRIITGASSLSTAYGDIVSRQHLDTFLITCCQPVLLGSRKYVQLTFSRSLTLLPHSLVICGPVKGLTEQLVSAIHSAFKMLQQLFQPVVTNCVGLDTAKNQGCCKTRKRESVQEQNVTCSKYQKDSVCECNSHGISLNHSPESIKCGGHIGSRIINGDIVLQMNSPIDNTGSVLPGGGTFEMLLNFYLQSFAKQCQDAELALVCSVVGNALLNIPQNIYKAKKRNTCFLFKYAQFISALKNNEAIETSQLGLESASCKYQLVASVLHCISKLVAIDYIVGVKCIPPNTTNDESTDDV
- the bbs10 gene encoding Bardet-Biedl syndrome 10 protein isoform X2, producing MCKGIPDMFFLEHMGLPVEVDLCWKEMKKYPLSLDLNKVLQVAESLENIVCRCFGPEGGHVLFIKSTGDLLITRDGRKILESLLLDHPVARIVVHSACNHASVTGDGVKSFVLLLCGVLRELQAAINKKDLILSGGTTRNQNQGHVLKRLSNLMMTFQTEILENIIVKQLSPHFETVFLKETNTLSSRTIQSVLDTYFSGRIGYNNRAFISRLVADYFHRCLPHNKSIADVVHTVITCFSELHTEVLGEPIENSKIISGIVLHRQFAVYCPSGGKIRAVIITEQFHQYLSASDVTFAVCSDAQLHLSQIFLRQRTEKLMKHLQNMEVRLILSTVKQPEIVLFYAKQNGISVVDCLPAEEIELVRIITGASSLSTAYGDIVSRQHLDTFLITCCQPVLLGSRKYVQLTFSRSLTLLPHSLVICGPVKGLTEQLVSAIHSAFKMLQQLFQPVVTNCVGLDTAKNQGCCKTRKRESVQEQNVTCSKYQKDSVCECNSHGISLNHSPESIKCGGHIGSRIINGDIVLQMNSPIDNTGSVLPGGGTFEMLLNFYLQSFAKQCQDAELALVCSVVGNALLNIPQNIYKAKKRNTCFLFKYAQFISALKNNEAIETSQLGLESASCKYQLVASVLHCISKLVAIDYIVGVKCIPPNTTNDESTDDV
- the bbs10 gene encoding Bardet-Biedl syndrome 10 protein isoform X4, with product MYHFLHRWKEMKKYPLSLDLNKVLQVAESLENIVCRCFGPEGGHVLFIKSTGDLLITRDGRKILESLLLDHPVARIVVHSACNHASVTGDGVKSFVLLLCGVLRELQAAINKKDLILSGGTTRNQNQGHVLKRLSNLMMTFQTEILENIIVKQLSPHFETVFLKETNTLSSRTIQSVLDTYFSGRIGYNNRAFISRLVADYFHRCLPHNKSIADVVHTVITCFSELHTEVLGEPIENSKIISGIVLHRQFAVYCPSGGKIRAVIITEQFHQYLSASDVTFAVCSDAQLHLSQIFLRQRTEKLMKHLQNMEVRLILSTVKQPEIVLFYAKQNGISVVDCLPAEEIELVRIITGASSLSTAYGDIVSRQHLDTFLITCCQPVLLGSRKYVQLTFSRSLTLLPHSLVICGPVKGLTEQLVSAIHSAFKMLQQLFQPVVTNCVGLDTAKNQGCCKTRKRESVQEQNVTCSKYQKDSVCECNSHGISLNHSPESIKCGGHIGSRIINGDIVLQMNSPIDNTGSVLPGGGTFEMLLNFYLQSFAKQCQDAELALVCSVVGNALLNIPQNIYKAKKRNTCFLFKYAQFISALKNNEAIETSQLGLESASCKYQLVASVLHCISKLVAIDYIVGVKCIPPNTTNDESTDDV
- the bbs10 gene encoding Bardet-Biedl syndrome 10 protein isoform X1; translation: MCKGIPDMFFLEHMGLPVEVDLCQWKEMKKYPLSLDLNKVLQVAESLENIVCRCFGPEGGHVLFIKSTGDLLITRDGRKILESLLLDHPVARIVVHSACNHASVTGDGVKSFVLLLCGVLRELQAAINKKDLILSGGTTRNQNQGHVLKRLSNLMMTFQTEILENIIVKQLSPHFETVFLKETNTLSSRTIQSVLDTYFSGRIGYNNRAFISRLVADYFHRCLPHNKSIADVVHTVITCFSELHTEVLGEPIENSKIISGIVLHRQFAVYCPSGGKIRAVIITEQFHQYLSASDVTFAVCSDAQLHLSQIFLRQRTEKLMKHLQNMEVRLILSTVKQPEIVLFYAKQNGISVVDCLPAEEIELVRIITGASSLSTAYGDIVSRQHLDTFLITCCQPVLLGSRKYVQLTFSRSLTLLPHSLVICGPVKGLTEQLVSAIHSAFKMLQQLFQPVVTNCVGLDTAKNQGCCKTRKRESVQEQNVTCSKYQKDSVCECNSHGISLNHSPESIKCGGHIGSRIINGDIVLQMNSPIDNTGSVLPGGGTFEMLLNFYLQSFAKQCQDAELALVCSVVGNALLNIPQNIYKAKKRNTCFLFKYAQFISALKNNEAIETSQLGLESASCKYQLVASVLHCISKLVAIDYIVGVKCIPPNTTNDESTDDV